One part of the Sphingobacterium sp. LZ7M1 genome encodes these proteins:
- a CDS encoding class I SAM-dependent methyltransferase has protein sequence MNKHILEKDVQQFIKANREKSPAEVALKKSPFPNVSSAELASQIDGWQRSVKKLPTWAFSEGIYYPDKINLEQCSSEHTALIKQTLIAKGSRVIDLTGGFSVDSCYLAQEAEEVIHCELNERLSEIVAYNASILRVNNLVCKATDGIELLRQSEDHAFDYIYVDPSRRVNQGKVFLLEDCEPNIVANQDLFFSKSKYIISKVSPLLDISTALTSLKHVKFVYVISLDNDCKELLFIQERGFEGETKIKAIRLFADQLQTFEFTYDAERATMNRYAEPQHYLYDSDVALSKAGAFKSVGKYFGLGKLHQHSHLYTSEVFQPEFPGRVFEIKQVLPYSSLKKNNPFVQANIATRNFPEKVEVIRKKHKIKDGGKTYLFFTTDSNNQFIVIECMRIR, from the coding sequence ATGAATAAACACATTTTAGAGAAGGATGTTCAACAATTCATTAAGGCTAACCGGGAGAAATCTCCCGCAGAGGTAGCCTTGAAGAAAAGTCCTTTTCCGAATGTGAGCTCAGCAGAATTGGCCTCCCAGATTGATGGATGGCAACGTAGCGTTAAGAAATTACCTACCTGGGCTTTCAGCGAAGGCATTTATTATCCTGATAAGATCAATCTCGAGCAGTGTTCCTCTGAACATACTGCACTCATCAAGCAAACTTTGATTGCGAAAGGAAGCCGTGTTATTGATCTGACAGGGGGCTTTTCTGTGGACAGCTGTTATTTAGCGCAAGAGGCTGAAGAGGTCATCCATTGTGAACTCAATGAAAGGCTTTCTGAAATTGTGGCCTATAATGCCAGCATACTCCGGGTCAATAATTTGGTTTGCAAAGCTACTGATGGCATCGAATTACTCAGACAGAGTGAAGACCATGCCTTTGATTATATCTATGTAGACCCCTCAAGAAGGGTGAACCAAGGAAAGGTATTTCTTTTGGAGGATTGTGAACCGAATATTGTTGCCAACCAGGACCTTTTCTTTAGCAAGAGCAAATACATCATCAGCAAAGTTTCTCCCCTTCTGGATATCAGTACTGCGTTGACAAGCCTTAAACATGTCAAATTTGTTTATGTCATCAGTCTGGATAATGATTGTAAGGAGTTGTTGTTCATTCAGGAGCGCGGATTTGAAGGAGAGACCAAGATTAAGGCTATACGATTATTTGCCGATCAACTGCAAACATTTGAGTTTACTTATGACGCAGAAAGGGCAACGATGAACCGCTATGCTGAACCACAGCATTATCTCTATGATTCGGATGTCGCGCTTAGCAAAGCTGGTGCCTTTAAGAGCGTTGGGAAGTATTTTGGATTAGGAAAGCTCCATCAACACTCGCATCTATATACTTCTGAGGTTTTTCAACCTGAGTTTCCAGGCAGGGTGTTCGAAATAAAACAGGTTCTTCCCTATTCAAGTCTAAAAAAGAACAATCCGTTTGTCCAGGCCAATATTGCCACTCGAAATTTTCCGGAGAAAGTCGAGGTGATTCGTAAGAAACATAAGATCAAAGATGGCGGAAAAACCTACCTATTCTTTACTACGGACAGTAACAATCAGTTTATTGTCATCGAATGCATGAGGATTCGATAA
- a CDS encoding DinB family protein, producing the protein MEYSSVIKILLSQYRAALGMLRDVTEKVSDTEWNSHEYNNPNWQLIYHTIWSAKLYLSASYETFVPFAGAIEGAESLGGDKDWENSEVEVVGLHSKQEILEFIHEVEQNLESSLTLLPLEADSGFEWYPYSRLELHLNTIRHIQHHTAQLIERLKSKGITGFPWWIDQNKPGEWI; encoded by the coding sequence ATGGAATATTCAAGTGTTATTAAAATTTTATTATCCCAGTACCGAGCTGCCCTAGGCATGTTACGTGATGTGACCGAAAAAGTATCTGATACTGAATGGAACAGTCATGAGTATAACAATCCAAATTGGCAATTGATTTATCATACGATATGGAGCGCCAAACTGTACCTATCTGCAAGTTATGAAACCTTTGTGCCTTTTGCTGGAGCAATTGAAGGCGCAGAAAGTTTAGGTGGAGATAAAGACTGGGAAAACTCAGAAGTTGAAGTGGTAGGACTTCATTCTAAGCAAGAGATATTGGAATTTATCCACGAGGTTGAACAAAATTTGGAAAGCTCCTTAACGCTATTGCCCTTGGAAGCAGATTCCGGTTTTGAGTGGTATCCTTATAGCAGATTGGAATTGCATTTAAATACCATCAGGCATATTCAGCATCATACAGCCCAGCTTATTGAGCGCTTGAAGTCGAAGGGAATTACTGGATTTCCATGGTGGATAGATCAGAACAAACCTGGTGAATGGATATAA
- a CDS encoding calcium:proton antiporter, which translates to MFFGKSIEGLYGNNTLAIGIFVLVLATIIGAAFGVVKEADELAHKLGEPYGTLILTLSIVSIEVILIVAMMFGPEDNPTIGKDSIFSVMMIIMNLVLGLCILLGGLRHGEQEYNAQGTITYLSMIIMLGGISMMIPNFIEGKGNGEFTTVQAASISGLVILLYGFFLAYQMKGYRHLYIQPKPGQMEILFSQRNESQQTDGHENEKVSKKEVLLRTLVLLGMILPIVLLSHNLATLVDYGIKEMNLPPLLGGVLIAIIVFTPESMTAVKAAMNNEFQRAINLCHGAFVSTVGLTVPAVLIIGLIASKTVLFGMTTTETILFVITLILSMLSFSGRRTAPIVGIMHLVLFAVFVILIFNP; encoded by the coding sequence ATGTTTTTTGGAAAAAGTATTGAAGGCCTTTACGGAAACAACACATTGGCTATAGGTATTTTCGTACTTGTATTGGCAACTATCATCGGTGCTGCCTTTGGAGTTGTTAAAGAAGCTGATGAATTGGCCCATAAACTCGGTGAACCGTATGGAACGCTGATCCTAACCCTTTCCATTGTCTCCATCGAGGTCATCTTGATTGTTGCCATGATGTTCGGCCCTGAGGACAACCCGACCATTGGAAAAGATTCCATTTTTTCTGTGATGATGATCATTATGAACTTGGTTTTAGGTCTATGTATTCTTCTTGGTGGTCTAAGACATGGAGAGCAGGAGTATAACGCACAAGGAACAATTACCTATTTATCCATGATCATTATGCTTGGCGGGATCTCGATGATGATTCCCAATTTCATCGAAGGAAAAGGGAATGGGGAATTTACCACTGTACAGGCCGCCAGTATTTCAGGATTGGTCATTTTACTTTATGGGTTCTTTTTGGCCTATCAAATGAAGGGATATAGGCATCTCTATATTCAACCCAAACCCGGACAGATGGAAATCCTTTTCAGCCAACGGAATGAAAGCCAACAAACTGACGGACATGAAAATGAAAAAGTAAGTAAAAAAGAGGTGTTATTGCGGACTTTGGTGTTATTAGGAATGATATTGCCCATTGTTCTCTTATCCCATAACCTTGCTACTTTGGTTGATTATGGAATCAAGGAAATGAATCTTCCTCCATTGTTAGGTGGAGTATTGATTGCCATCATTGTGTTTACACCAGAATCGATGACAGCGGTTAAAGCAGCAATGAATAATGAGTTCCAACGTGCTATCAACCTATGTCATGGTGCTTTTGTATCTACGGTAGGTCTTACGGTACCTGCAGTATTGATTATTGGTCTTATAGCTAGCAAAACAGTCTTATTTGGTATGACCACAACAGAAACCATACTCTTTGTTATTACCTTGATCTTGAGCATGCTTTCCTTTTCTGGTAGAAGGACCGCTCCTATTGTAGGGATTATGCATTTAGTTCTGTTTGCGGTCTTTGTGATATTAATTTTCAATCCTTAA